From Pseudoleptotrichia goodfellowii, a single genomic window includes:
- a CDS encoding diacylglycerol/lipid kinase family protein, with translation MSDKNVLKKALLVYNPKSGNADMILNNFDLIASMLLEKGITLTLYSIREKYDILTEILKKEKYDILILSGGDGILSRSLSLLYKENIDFPDVAIFPTGTSNDLAKSLDLGENIEKWLDNIIHGTAKPVDFGLINEKTIFLSSYAGGLFTKISYNTDKNLKKVIGKAAYHITGLGELTNIKKFDLNITLDNGESISEKAILYMILNGKSVGGFDGVIDNADVSDGLMNIIIVKNIENPFDIPQILFDLINSNLINNDYVRTLTAKRCIIEKVNEEIGVSIDGEEGVNEQVEVKFIGNKLKIFRK, from the coding sequence ATGAGCGATAAAAATGTATTGAAAAAAGCACTTTTAGTGTATAATCCGAAGTCGGGTAATGCAGATATGATATTGAATAATTTTGATTTAATCGCATCAATGTTATTGGAAAAAGGAATTACACTCACACTTTACAGTATAAGGGAAAAATACGATATATTAACGGAGATTCTGAAAAAAGAAAAATATGACATTCTTATTTTGTCAGGAGGCGACGGAATATTGAGCAGAAGTTTAAGTTTGCTTTATAAGGAAAATATTGATTTCCCGGACGTGGCAATATTTCCTACAGGAACATCCAATGATTTGGCAAAATCTCTCGATTTGGGAGAAAATATAGAAAAATGGCTGGATAATATTATTCACGGTACGGCAAAACCTGTAGACTTCGGACTGATAAATGAAAAAACGATATTTCTGTCTTCTTATGCAGGAGGTCTTTTTACAAAAATTTCTTACAATACAGATAAAAATCTGAAAAAAGTCATAGGAAAAGCGGCTTATCACATAACAGGACTTGGAGAACTTACAAATATTAAGAAATTTGATTTGAATATAACCCTTGATAACGGAGAAAGTATATCCGAAAAGGCTATACTGTATATGATTTTAAACGGAAAAAGCGTAGGAGGATTTGACGGAGTAATCGATAATGCCGATGTGAGTGACGGATTAATGAATATTATAATTGTAAAAAATATCGAGAATCCTTTCGATATACCTCAAATTCTTTTTGATTTAATAAACAGCAATCTTATTAATAACGATTATGTGAGAACTCTTACAGCGAAAAGATGTATTATTGAAAAAGTAAACGAGGAGATAGGTGTGAGTATAGACGGAGAAGAAGGAGTAAATGAACAGGTTGAAGTAAAGTTTATAGGAAATAAGCTTAAAATTTTTAGAAAATAA
- a CDS encoding patatin-like phospholipase family protein, which translates to MKKIIYVIFIFTLLGNLVFSENENEVPKENQKVKIENTEENKEDKHIGLVLSGGTAKGLAHIGVLKVLEEEKVPVEYVTGTSMGSIIGGLYSVGYTPDEIEKIATEMDWLSLFDDKIERKEKGLSRNLIEDRNTVALPTENFIPKIPSGAVGGKSASEKLNELFYGTEGIENFKKFPKKFALVATDLNTGEGVMIDKGSIATAIRSSLSLPSVFNPVESGERLYIDGGVVRNLPVQDVKVLGADYTIGVNVGEGFSKRNPEKLNIVDVISDSMTIAGRQEVERQIRMLDLYMAPNLEKIGSYDFQKVKDIIAAGEKVARENIESIRKLSDPVKFAELEEKRKEFRKSWKEEYYIKNIEIKGNKKYKSDYFDRYIPKNLGKMNRKDMEKIVNDLYKNGNFSTVYFEIKNSDTLVINVQEKAGNYLTLSGNVNNEDLATSNIGVQGNRTINNIDTRYMLRATIANEHGVNGVGIMSMGKDNRILLIGTFDFKKDIIKNQYYNGNKYSFNNRRIKTNLGIGVELSRSTLLILSGGYQTSHVNGNSDEKSDQKIRFPYFEVSVTQDNRDSIMFPTKGTYFKAEYTTSNSKNADFNALYVKGEVNIPFGKNFTLTPSAVYVTSRGDKVPETYKPKAGGFQEDVYSLEFAGLPTDKMRANSIFIGKLNFQYQISRFFFAGVNASVASFSDKSFSFGKERKESYGLGFGVRTPLGPGYIGVAKTPGEGVKYFLNFGYEPKAFNEN; encoded by the coding sequence ATGAAAAAAATAATATATGTAATTTTTATATTCACTTTATTAGGAAATTTAGTATTTTCAGAAAATGAAAATGAAGTCCCGAAAGAAAATCAAAAAGTAAAAATTGAAAATACCGAAGAAAACAAGGAAGATAAGCATATAGGTCTGGTTCTCAGTGGAGGAACTGCCAAAGGATTGGCTCATATAGGAGTATTAAAGGTTTTGGAAGAAGAAAAAGTACCTGTGGAATACGTTACAGGGACAAGTATGGGAAGTATTATAGGAGGATTATACAGTGTAGGCTATACTCCTGACGAAATTGAAAAAATTGCAACAGAAATGGACTGGCTTTCTCTTTTTGATGATAAAATAGAAAGAAAAGAAAAAGGTCTATCCAGAAATTTAATAGAAGACAGAAATACCGTAGCACTTCCCACAGAAAACTTTATCCCTAAAATTCCTTCAGGAGCAGTGGGAGGAAAAAGTGCGAGTGAAAAACTTAATGAACTTTTTTACGGTACTGAAGGAATAGAAAATTTTAAAAAATTTCCGAAAAAATTTGCTCTTGTTGCGACGGATCTGAATACAGGCGAAGGGGTAATGATAGATAAAGGTTCTATCGCAACAGCGATAAGATCAAGTTTGTCTTTGCCGTCAGTCTTTAATCCTGTAGAATCGGGAGAAAGACTGTATATAGACGGAGGAGTAGTGAGAAATCTTCCTGTTCAGGATGTAAAAGTTTTGGGAGCCGATTATACAATAGGGGTAAATGTAGGAGAGGGATTTTCCAAAAGAAATCCCGAAAAACTGAATATAGTAGATGTAATATCTGATTCTATGACTATTGCAGGACGTCAGGAAGTCGAAAGACAAATAAGAATGCTTGATTTGTATATGGCACCGAACCTCGAAAAAATAGGTTCTTATGATTTTCAAAAAGTGAAAGATATAATTGCCGCAGGGGAAAAAGTAGCCAGGGAAAATATAGAAAGTATAAGAAAACTGAGTGATCCTGTTAAATTTGCCGAACTGGAAGAAAAAAGAAAAGAATTCAGAAAAAGCTGGAAAGAAGAGTATTATATAAAAAATATCGAAATCAAAGGAAATAAAAAATATAAAAGTGATTATTTTGACAGATATATACCTAAAAATTTAGGTAAAATGAACCGAAAAGATATGGAAAAAATAGTTAACGATTTATATAAAAACGGAAATTTTTCCACAGTTTATTTTGAGATAAAAAATAGCGATACATTAGTAATAAATGTTCAGGAAAAAGCCGGAAATTATTTGACTTTATCGGGAAATGTGAATAACGAAGACTTGGCAACTTCAAATATAGGAGTTCAGGGAAATCGGACAATAAACAATATAGATACAAGATACATGTTGAGAGCTACTATTGCCAATGAACATGGTGTTAACGGAGTAGGAATAATGTCTATGGGAAAAGATAACAGAATTTTGCTCATAGGAACATTTGATTTTAAGAAGGATATTATAAAAAATCAATATTATAATGGAAATAAATACAGCTTTAATAACAGAAGAATTAAAACGAATCTTGGAATAGGTGTGGAATTAAGCAGAAGTACTCTTTTGATTTTGAGTGGAGGATATCAGACTTCTCATGTCAATGGAAATTCTGATGAAAAATCAGACCAAAAAATAAGATTTCCGTATTTTGAAGTATCCGTTACTCAGGATAACAGAGATTCTATAATGTTTCCTACTAAAGGAACTTATTTTAAAGCCGAATATACGACTTCAAATTCAAAAAATGCGGATTTTAATGCTCTGTATGTTAAAGGAGAAGTAAATATTCCTTTTGGGAAAAATTTTACATTGACACCGAGTGCAGTATATGTAACAAGTCGGGGAGATAAAGTTCCTGAAACATACAAGCCTAAAGCGGGCGGATTTCAGGAAGACGTGTATTCTCTTGAATTTGCAGGACTTCCTACTGATAAGATGAGAGCAAACAGTATATTTATAGGGAAATTAAATTTTCAGTATCAAATTTCAAGATTCTTTTTTGCAGGAGTCAATGCTTCTGTTGCTTCTTTCTCAGATAAAAGTTTCAGTTTCGGAAAAGAAAGAAAAGAAAGTTACGGTTTAGGTTTCGGAGTGAGAACTCCTTTAGGACCGGGATATATAGGGGTAGCTAAGACACCCGGAGAAGGAGTAAAATACTTTTTAAATTTCGGATATGAGCCGAAAGCATTTAATGAAAATTGA
- the tpx gene encoding thiol peroxidase: protein MKRILTVILAGIVIISCGKTKQNEQKMSGTNEQYTQYLDTLKSENELKITMGGKPITIVGKETKTGDKLKEIPLVISPKLEEKNILEDKAVKVIYTAPSLDTKVCSIQTKMLNTAAEKFLEVKFYSVTVDTPFAQERFCSSNGINSLKPVSDYKYHQFGIQNGFLIKEAGLLTRALMIVDEDNTVKYIEYVKEEGDEADVQKAMKFLEEKVIKK from the coding sequence ATGAAAAGAATTTTAACAGTAATATTGGCGGGAATAGTAATCATCTCATGCGGAAAGACGAAGCAGAATGAGCAGAAAATGTCGGGAACAAATGAGCAGTATACTCAGTATCTTGATACGCTGAAATCGGAGAATGAACTGAAAATAACAATGGGCGGAAAACCGATTACTATTGTGGGAAAAGAAACAAAAACAGGAGATAAATTAAAAGAGATTCCTTTGGTTATAAGTCCTAAACTTGAAGAAAAAAATATACTTGAAGACAAAGCTGTTAAAGTTATATATACAGCACCTTCTCTTGATACAAAAGTTTGTTCTATACAGACAAAAATGCTTAATACTGCTGCAGAAAAATTTCTTGAGGTGAAATTTTATTCAGTAACAGTAGATACACCTTTTGCACAGGAAAGATTCTGTTCAAGTAACGGAATAAACAGTTTAAAACCGGTTTCCGATTATAAATATCATCAGTTCGGTATTCAAAACGGTTTTTTAATTAAAGAAGCAGGCTTATTAACAAGGGCTTTAATGATAGTAGATGAAGACAACACAGTTAAATATATAGAATATGTAAAAGAAGAAGGCGATGAAGCTGACGTTCAGAAAGCTATGAAATTTTTAGAAGAAAAAGTTATTAAGAAATAA
- a CDS encoding DEAD/DEAH box helicase produces the protein MQRFEDYGLSQEVLNALEKKGFEEPSDIQKLVIPELLKERTHLIGQAQTGTGKTAAFGIPILETLEADKTVKALILAPTRELANQVADEIYSLKGKKDIKVLAVYGGASIENQIKKLKSGVDIVVGTPGRVMDLMRKKVLKVNNLDYFVLDEADEMLNMGFIEDIELILEETNDEKKMLFFSATIPKTIMSIAKKFMNDYKLLKVKKEELTTDLTEQIYYEVKQEDKFEALCRVLDYTQNFYGIVFCRTKSEVDEVTNKLKARNYDAECIHGDITQGLRQKALDLFKKKILTILVATDVAARGIDVSNLTHVINYSIPQEAESYVHRIGRTGRAGHKGIAITFVTPREARTLSQIKRVTKTDIKRETIPNVEEILNAKKEALIAYIDEIIKEEDYTSYEELADKLIEGRDPKQVLSSLLRHFYEDEFLPENYSEIEDVKVKIDDKTRLFIALGSKDGYNPGRLLDLLNKKAKTPGRKVKDIKIMDKYSFITVPLQEAEYIMRALNSKKDSKPLVEKATGGQSGGGSSEGKRTRGRKSEGESKRRRKSDDKTSKKAKKSGDKKVSSKTKEKSKKTEKASAKKKKSK, from the coding sequence ATGCAAAGATTTGAAGATTACGGATTAAGTCAGGAAGTACTTAATGCGTTGGAAAAAAAAGGTTTTGAAGAACCGAGTGATATACAGAAACTGGTGATACCGGAATTATTAAAAGAAAGAACACACTTAATAGGTCAGGCACAAACAGGAACAGGAAAAACAGCGGCTTTCGGTATACCGATACTGGAAACGCTCGAAGCAGATAAAACTGTAAAAGCTTTGATATTGGCACCTACGAGAGAGCTTGCAAATCAGGTAGCTGATGAAATATACTCGCTGAAAGGGAAAAAAGATATAAAAGTTTTGGCAGTATACGGAGGAGCATCAATAGAAAATCAGATTAAAAAACTTAAATCCGGAGTGGATATCGTTGTAGGAACTCCGGGAAGAGTTATGGATTTGATGAGAAAAAAAGTATTGAAAGTCAACAATCTTGATTATTTCGTATTAGATGAAGCTGATGAGATGCTTAATATGGGATTTATTGAAGATATAGAGTTAATCCTTGAAGAAACTAACGATGAGAAAAAAATGCTATTCTTTTCCGCAACTATTCCGAAAACGATAATGAGTATAGCTAAAAAATTTATGAACGATTACAAACTTCTGAAAGTTAAAAAAGAAGAATTGACAACGGATCTGACTGAACAGATTTACTATGAAGTAAAACAGGAAGATAAATTTGAAGCTTTGTGCAGAGTTTTGGATTACACTCAGAATTTTTACGGAATAGTTTTCTGTCGTACAAAGTCCGAAGTGGATGAAGTTACGAATAAATTAAAAGCAAGAAATTATGATGCTGAGTGTATTCACGGAGATATTACACAAGGGTTAAGACAGAAAGCACTTGATTTATTCAAGAAAAAAATATTGACTATACTTGTTGCCACAGACGTTGCGGCGAGAGGAATAGATGTAAGCAATCTGACTCATGTTATAAACTATTCCATACCTCAGGAAGCTGAATCTTACGTTCACAGAATAGGAAGAACAGGAAGAGCGGGACATAAAGGGATAGCAATAACTTTTGTTACACCGAGGGAAGCGAGAACTCTTTCTCAAATAAAAAGAGTTACGAAAACCGACATAAAAAGAGAAACTATACCTAATGTAGAAGAAATATTAAATGCTAAAAAAGAAGCCTTGATTGCGTATATAGACGAAATCATAAAAGAAGAAGATTACACAAGTTATGAAGAACTTGCAGATAAATTAATCGAAGGAAGAGATCCTAAACAGGTATTGTCTTCTCTTTTAAGACATTTTTATGAAGATGAGTTTTTACCTGAAAATTACAGTGAAATAGAAGATGTCAAAGTAAAAATAGACGATAAAACAAGATTGTTTATAGCACTTGGAAGTAAAGACGGTTACAATCCGGGAAGACTTCTTGACTTATTGAATAAAAAAGCGAAAACACCGGGAAGAAAAGTAAAAGATATAAAAATTATGGACAAATACTCGTTTATAACAGTTCCTTTACAGGAAGCCGAGTATATAATGAGAGCTTTAAATTCCAAAAAAGATTCTAAACCTCTAGTAGAAAAAGCGACAGGAGGACAATCAGGCGGAGGTTCTTCTGAAGGAAAAAGAACAAGAGGAAGAAAATCCGAAGGAGAATCCAAAAGAAGGAGAAAATCTGACGATAAAACATCGAAGAAAGCAAAAAAATCAGGAGATAAAAAAGTAAGCTCGAAAACAAAAGAAAAAAGTAAAAAAACGGAAAAAGCTTCTGCAAAGAAGAAAAAAAGTAAATAG